Proteins encoded by one window of Lathyrus oleraceus cultivar Zhongwan6 chromosome 1, CAAS_Psat_ZW6_1.0, whole genome shotgun sequence:
- the LOC127076337 gene encoding WEB family protein At1g12150, producing MSFRTRETSPKDTGSPVGEREIDTRAPFQSVKAAVSLFGEVCVNKDKRNSIKRRSSENVLEKETQLMLAQRELNKIKKQLESAENTKIKALSELDKANVTLLELTKKLNNVRESKQSAIEESEVVRNQAKELEKALSQKAIGYEAWKQELEHARKEYTTTVKELDASKQELNKIRQDFDAALEAKLAAFQAAGEAQRSAKLNSEKINELSKEIATMKASTEQFKLATAQAQEEQIKAVGEKEEKLNSYKASKEEIEKKLMEIRNEYDAEDTQSLEAKLVEASDEIQVLQEKMKEFHDSEMDSVELITLEIKEATKTLQEISEEETLLRNIVDSLKTELEQVKKEQDELREKEKASEALAANLTGSLQSSKEEEDSFESKESNERHCRETEMKIKQLSFETENARKEEEEMRIKTQELSQEIAKSKALSEEIERKLELLLKQAEEAKAEEKRAVAEMKLLSDSQGRVSVSDTSGKIILTVAEFAALSGKIKESEDLIERTETTAMAQVEAINTRRNEVEKKVEANRKAIEEIKAATDLALRNAEMADSAKLAVEGELKRKRSEEQKGISDSDHSSRPISLQS from the exons ATGAGTTTCCGTACCCGAGAAACTTCTCCGAAGGATACAGGTTCTCCGGTTGGGGAGAGGGAGATCGACACGCGAGCACCGTTTCAATCTGTCAAAGCTGCTGTTAGTTTGTTTGGTGAAGTTTGTGTCAACAAGGACAAACGTAATTCTATCAAGAGAAGATCTTCAGAG AATGTATTGGAAAAGGAGACTCAGCTTATGTTGGCTCAAAGAGAATTGAACAAAATAAAGAAACAGCTCGAAAGCGCTGAAAATACAAAAATCAAAGCGCTTTCCGAGCTCGATAAGGCCAATGTGACCCTTCTAGAATTGACAAAGAAACTCAACAATGTGAGAGAATCAAAACAATCTGCTATAGAAGAAAGCGAGGTTGTAAGGAATCAAGCCAAAGAACTTGAAAAAGCGTTATCGCAAAAAGCGATAGGATACGAAGCTTGGAAACAAGAACTAGAGCATGCAAGAAAAGAGTACACTACAACTGTTAAAGAACTTGATGCTTCCAAGCAAGAACTCAACAAGATCAGACAAGATTTCGATGCTGCTTTGGAGGCGAAGTTGGCTGCGTTTCAGGCAGCAGGCGAAGCGCAGCGTTCAGCGAAGTTGAACTCGGAGAAGATCAATGAACTCTCAAAGGAAATTGCAACCATGAAAGCATCAACTGAACAATTCAAGCTAGCAACTGCGCAAGCACAAGAAGAACAGATAAAAGCGGTTGGAGAGAAAGAAGAAAAGTTAAACTCGTACAAAGCTTCAAAGGAAGAAATTGAGAAGAAACTGATGGAAATAAGGAACGAGTATGATGCTGAAGACACGCAAAGCCTCGAGGCGAAACTCGTGGAGGCGAGCGATGAGATTCAAGTTCTTCAAGAGAAAATGAAAGAGTTTCATGATTCTGAGATGGATTCTGTTGAGTTAATAACTTTGGAGATCAAAGAAGCCACAAAGACATTACAGGAAATTTCTGAAGAAGAAACTTTACTGAGAAACATAGTGGATTCGCTAAAGACGGAATTAGAACAAGTGAAGAAAGAACAAGATGAGCTTAGGGAGAAAGAAAAAGCATCAGAAGCACTTGCCGCGAACCTAACCGGTTCACTACAAAGTAgcaaagaagaagaagattcttTTGAGAGCAAAGAATCTAATGAGAGACACTGTCGTGAGACAGAAATGAAAATCAAGCAGTTATCGTTCGAGACGGAGAATGcaagaaaagaagaagaagagatgaGAATAAAAACTCAGGAACTGTCACAAGAAATCGCGAAATCCAAAGCTTTGTCCGAGGAAATAGAAAGGAAACTAGAGCTTTTATTGAAACAGGCTGAAGAAGCAAAAGCAGAAGAGAAAAGAGCTGTTGCGGAAATGAAGTTGTTATCTGACTCACAAGGTAGAGTCTCGGTTTCAGATACGAGTGGTAAGATCATATTGACAGTTGCCGAATTTGCTGCCTTGAGCGGTAAGATTAAGGAATCAGAAGATTTGATTGAGAGGACGGAAACGACTGCAATGGCTCAGGTCGAAGCGATCAACACGAGAAGAAACGAAGTTGAGAAAAAAGTTGAAGCTAATCGTAAAGCAATTGAAGAAATAAAAGCAGCAACAGATTTGGCATTGAGGAATGCAGAGATGGCGGATTCAGCAAAACTCGCGGTTGAAGGTGAGTTAAAGAGAAAGCGCAGCGAAGAACAAAAAGGGATTTCTGATTCAGATCATTCTTCGAGACCGATCTCACTACAAAGCTAG